The Lutibacter sp. Hel_I_33_5 genome has a window encoding:
- a CDS encoding carbonic anhydrase family protein, which produces MKNIAINKEVQGKLSPKGVLGDLLDGNERFRNNELQAADYNALVKDTVGGQFPKAVVLSCIDSRVPVEQVFDQTIGDIFVARVARNFENTDILGSLEYSCKVAGSKLILVLGHESCGAVKAACDGVELGNITEMLDNIMPAVKKSSDEVDGETNSSNKEFVAKTVENNVLLTIDRIREKSGILREMEDNGEIEIVGAVYKLSSGKVELV; this is translated from the coding sequence ATGAAAAATATAGCAATTAATAAAGAAGTTCAAGGAAAATTATCTCCAAAAGGAGTTTTAGGAGATTTACTTGATGGTAACGAAAGATTTAGAAACAATGAGTTACAAGCAGCAGATTATAACGCCTTAGTAAAAGATACTGTTGGTGGTCAGTTTCCAAAAGCTGTAGTATTGTCTTGTATAGATTCTCGTGTGCCTGTAGAGCAAGTTTTTGACCAAACTATTGGTGATATTTTTGTTGCCAGAGTTGCTAGGAATTTTGAAAATACAGACATTTTAGGAAGTTTAGAATACTCGTGTAAAGTTGCAGGAAGTAAATTAATCTTAGTTTTAGGTCACGAAAGTTGTGGTGCTGTTAAAGCGGCATGTGATGGCGTAGAATTAGGTAATATTACCGAAATGCTAGACAATATTATGCCTGCTGTTAAGAAATCTTCTGATGAAGTAGATGGAGAAACAAATTCTTCGAATAAAGAGTTTGTGGCTAAAACAGTTGAAAATAACGTACTGTTAACTATTGATAGAATTCGTGAAAAAAGTGGAATTCTTAGAGAGATGGAAGACAATGGAGAAATTGAAATAGTTGGTGCTGTTTACAAACTTTCCAGTGGTAAAGTAGAATTAGTATAA
- a CDS encoding CvpA family protein — protein sequence MNIFDIIIAALLLFGFVRGLMKGLFVEVASLVALVGGVYGAIHFSYFIGDYLKESVSWSEEYISLAAFAGTFVVIIIVIGLLGKILTKIADFAALGIINKILGGVFGALKIGLILSVVFIFFGKMNDTLPFIKKETLDKSILYGPVKMIAPTILPSIIKGEEKEIDLNKFS from the coding sequence ATGAATATTTTTGATATTATTATCGCAGCGTTATTATTATTTGGATTCGTTAGAGGATTAATGAAAGGGTTATTTGTCGAAGTAGCCTCATTGGTTGCTTTAGTTGGAGGTGTTTATGGCGCAATACATTTCTCTTATTTTATTGGCGATTATTTAAAAGAATCTGTTTCTTGGAGCGAAGAATATATATCGTTAGCCGCTTTTGCAGGAACGTTTGTTGTTATTATTATTGTCATTGGATTATTGGGAAAAATATTAACAAAAATTGCAGATTTTGCAGCACTAGGTATTATTAATAAAATATTAGGCGGTGTGTTTGGCGCTTTAAAAATTGGACTGATTTTAAGTGTTGTTTTTATCTTTTTTGGAAAGATGAATGATACACTTCCATTTATTAAAAAGGAGACATTAGATAAGTCAATTCTCTATGGTCCAGTTAAAATGATTGCACCAACTATTTTACCATCAATAATCAAAGGTGAAGAAAAAGAAATTGATCTCAACAAATTTAGCTAG
- a CDS encoding SDR family oxidoreductase, giving the protein MDFSNKVIWITGASSGIGKTLAIELSNLNAKIILSSRKKEALELVKNECKHPSEVKVLPLDLENYTNFSNTVDKAISCFNKVDILVNNGGISQRSFAKDTSIDVDKRLLDINYLGTIALTKAILPHFIKNKQGQFVVTTSIVGKIGTPLRSSYAASKHALHGFFDSLRAEHYQDNIPVTLVCPGFVQTNVSKNALTGDGSPQQKMDVATQNGIHPKKFAKLMAKAIFKKKEEVYIAGLKEKSGVYAKRFYPKLLSYMIRKLSVT; this is encoded by the coding sequence ATGGATTTTTCTAATAAAGTTATTTGGATTACTGGAGCTTCTTCTGGAATAGGAAAAACACTGGCAATTGAGCTTTCTAATTTAAATGCGAAAATTATTTTATCCTCTAGAAAAAAGGAAGCATTAGAACTTGTAAAAAATGAATGTAAACATCCTTCAGAAGTGAAAGTTCTTCCGTTAGATTTAGAAAATTACACCAATTTTTCTAATACAGTTGATAAGGCTATTTCTTGTTTTAATAAAGTTGATATTTTGGTAAATAATGGTGGAATTAGTCAAAGATCTTTTGCAAAAGACACTTCTATTGATGTTGATAAACGGTTATTAGATATTAATTATTTAGGAACTATTGCACTAACAAAAGCAATTTTACCTCATTTTATAAAAAATAAACAAGGTCAATTTGTAGTAACTACCAGTATAGTTGGAAAAATTGGGACACCTTTACGTTCTAGTTACGCTGCAAGCAAACATGCCTTGCATGGTTTTTTTGATAGCCTTAGAGCAGAACATTATCAAGATAATATACCAGTAACGTTAGTTTGTCCAGGTTTTGTACAAACAAATGTTTCTAAAAATGCTTTAACTGGTGATGGTTCTCCACAGCAAAAAATGGATGTTGCCACTCAAAACGGAATTCATCCAAAGAAGTTTGCAAAACTAATGGCAAAAGCGATTTTTAAGAAAAAAGAAGAAGTTTATATTGCTGGTTTAAAAGAGAAGTCAGGCGTGTATGCAAAACGTTTTTATCCTAAATTGTTATCGTATATGATTCGTAAATTAAGTGTTACTTAA
- a CDS encoding TlpA disulfide reductase family protein produces MKYILLLLLFPFITNAQHTVKGTFKSPKQYQTALLYKVEGARQLYKAHSPITSIKNPIIPSNHIGSFTLKVPENLKPGAYRIFYDTQNNGYVDFLYNKEDVVFEFIQKIEGEIKFKESKENLLYTNFLDEITPAQYVTDSLQQVYLKTPKKSIVKQYKKSLKKTKSIQNSYLEKSKETMALDFIKASFNHRSALPLPANELVEYNKKHYFDNIDFTNQNLLNSSFVIERVANYINTYKTEGKSSLPLIKTALDKINDTAFKSGIVMYFISQYAHLKDAEIVNELFENYFDKLPKEHQDASFKEKMKEQIKVAYNVVAPDFSWKDGKKTSKLSELKDGENYILVFYSTGCSHCVREIPQLYTFMKQYNNIKVVAFAMEKDEYDWLNFKADLEDWHHAIGLGKWENKTARTYQVHSTPTYYILDKDKKFIDFPDSLKDLKKGIKALN; encoded by the coding sequence ATGAAATATATTCTACTTCTTTTGTTATTCCCTTTTATAACAAACGCACAACACACGGTAAAAGGAACTTTTAAATCTCCTAAACAATATCAAACAGCTTTATTATATAAGGTTGAAGGAGCAAGACAATTATATAAAGCGCATAGTCCTATTACATCTATAAAAAACCCAATAATTCCTTCAAATCATATTGGTAGCTTCACCTTAAAAGTTCCAGAAAACTTAAAACCTGGAGCTTACAGAATATTTTATGATACACAAAATAACGGGTATGTAGATTTTCTTTATAATAAAGAAGATGTTGTTTTTGAGTTTATTCAGAAAATAGAAGGAGAAATAAAATTTAAAGAATCTAAAGAAAATTTATTGTACACTAATTTTTTAGATGAAATAACTCCTGCTCAATATGTAACAGATTCCTTACAGCAAGTCTATTTAAAAACTCCTAAAAAAAGTATTGTAAAACAATATAAAAAGTCCTTAAAAAAAACAAAATCTATTCAAAATTCGTATTTAGAAAAATCTAAAGAAACAATGGCTTTAGACTTTATTAAAGCTTCTTTTAACCATAGATCAGCATTGCCTTTACCTGCAAATGAATTAGTTGAATATAATAAAAAGCATTATTTTGATAACATAGATTTTACGAATCAAAATTTACTAAATTCTTCTTTTGTTATAGAACGAGTTGCTAACTATATAAATACTTATAAAACTGAAGGGAAATCATCGTTACCACTTATAAAAACAGCTTTAGATAAAATTAATGATACTGCTTTTAAAAGTGGTATTGTCATGTATTTTATATCTCAATATGCACATTTAAAAGATGCGGAAATTGTTAATGAATTGTTTGAAAATTACTTTGATAAGCTGCCTAAAGAACATCAAGATGCAAGCTTTAAAGAAAAAATGAAAGAGCAAATAAAGGTTGCTTATAATGTTGTTGCACCAGATTTTTCTTGGAAAGATGGTAAAAAAACTAGTAAACTTTCAGAATTAAAAGATGGAGAAAACTACATCCTAGTTTTTTATAGTACAGGGTGTTCTCATTGTGTAAGAGAAATTCCACAATTATATACATTTATGAAGCAATATAACAACATAAAAGTTGTTGCTTTTGCTATGGAAAAAGATGAATATGATTGGTTAAATTTTAAGGCTGATTTAGAAGATTGGCATCACGCAATTGGTTTAGGAAAGTGGGAAAATAAAACAGCTAGAACATACCAGGTTCACTCCACTCCAACCTATTACATTTTAGACAAAGACAAAAAATTTATTGATTTTCCAGATAGCTTAAAAGATTTAAAAAAGGGAATAAAAGCCTTGAATTAA
- a CDS encoding YraN family protein: MADHNELGKKGEQLAIDFLIEEGYLILEKNYRYQKAEVDIIAQKEDILAVVEVKTRSTDYFGNPQDFVNPKKIKLLLSAIDYYVIEKDLDVEVRFDIIGIIYQNNTSKIEHLKDAFLHF; this comes from the coding sequence ATGGCAGACCACAATGAACTTGGCAAAAAAGGAGAGCAATTAGCTATTGATTTTCTAATTGAAGAAGGATATCTTATTCTTGAGAAAAATTACCGTTATCAAAAAGCAGAGGTAGATATAATCGCTCAGAAAGAAGATATCTTAGCTGTTGTTGAGGTTAAAACAAGAAGTACCGATTATTTTGGGAATCCACAAGATTTTGTCAATCCAAAGAAAATAAAATTATTACTTTCTGCAATCGATTATTATGTGATAGAAAAAGATTTAGATGTAGAAGTACGGTTTGATATTATTGGGATCATTTATCAAAATAATACATCAAAAATTGAGCACTTAAAAGATGCTTTTTTGCATTTTTAA
- a CDS encoding LD-carboxypeptidase: protein MKKILFLLMISASLTAQTKPIKLITPAYLQEGDTIAIVAPAGILKNRKDVIAKAKKLAESWGLKVVLGKNLFTQAHHFAGTDDERCEDFQKALDNPNIKAIWAARGGYGSVRILDKLDFTQFLKNPKWIIGYSDITAFHNHIHNLGVETIHGMMPTSLEEKPEEIIKTIATYKKALFGDNLSYTIPSSKYNRNGNVNGQLVGGNIAILASMLGSKSQISTEGKILFIEEIGEYKYSIDRMLQSLKRAAYFTKVKAVIVGDMTKVKKNSTPWGSSIQQLILDVVPKDIPVLFDFPAGHESDNRAMILGRSIKLAVSSNQSSVVFE, encoded by the coding sequence ATGAAAAAAATACTTTTCTTATTGATGATTAGTGCTTCTTTAACAGCACAAACTAAACCTATAAAATTAATTACTCCGGCATATTTACAAGAAGGAGATACTATTGCTATTGTTGCGCCTGCTGGAATTTTAAAAAATAGAAAAGATGTAATTGCTAAGGCAAAAAAATTAGCAGAAAGTTGGGGTTTAAAAGTTGTTTTAGGAAAGAATTTATTTACTCAAGCGCATCATTTTGCAGGAACAGATGATGAACGTTGCGAAGATTTTCAAAAAGCTTTAGACAATCCAAACATAAAAGCAATTTGGGCTGCTCGTGGGGGATATGGTTCTGTACGAATTTTAGACAAACTAGATTTTACCCAATTTTTAAAAAACCCGAAATGGATTATTGGATATTCTGATATTACTGCATTTCACAACCATATTCATAATTTAGGTGTAGAAACTATTCATGGAATGATGCCAACTAGTTTAGAAGAAAAACCTGAAGAAATTATTAAAACAATTGCTACATACAAGAAAGCACTTTTTGGAGATAATTTATCTTACACAATTCCTTCCTCAAAATACAATAGAAACGGAAATGTAAACGGGCAATTAGTGGGTGGTAATATTGCAATTTTAGCCTCGATGTTGGGTTCTAAAAGTCAGATTTCTACTGAAGGAAAAATTTTGTTTATTGAAGAAATTGGAGAATATAAATATTCTATTGATAGAATGTTACAAAGTTTAAAACGTGCAGCATATTTTACGAAAGTAAAAGCCGTTATTGTCGGTGATATGACAAAAGTGAAGAAAAACTCAACACCTTGGGGAAGTTCTATTCAGCAATTAATTTTAGATGTTGTACCTAAAGACATTCCAGTATTATTTGATTTTCCTGCGGGGCACGAATCGGATAATAGAGCTATGATTTTAGGAAGAAGTATTAAGTTGGCCGTTAGCAGTAATCAGTCTTCAGTAGTTTTTGAATAA
- the metG gene encoding methionine--tRNA ligase, which translates to MSSPKRYTITAALPYTNGPIHIGHLAGVYVPADIYARFLRLTSKDVAYICGSDEHGVAIPMRAKKEGISPQDIIDKYHGMIKKSFAEFGISFDNYSRTSAEIHHETASEFFTKMYNDGEFVEEVTAQLYDAEANQFLADRFVVGTCPKCNFEESYGDQCENCGTSHNATDLINPKSAITGNVPSIKETKHWFLPLDKHEDFLREWILEGHKKDWKPNVYGQVKSWVEDGLRPRAVTRDLDWGIPVPVEGAEGKVLYVWFDAPIGYISSTKEWAAREGKNWEDYWKKEDTKLVHFIGKDNIVFHCIIFPSMLKAHGDYILPENVPANEFLNLEGNKLSTSKNWAVWLHEYLEEFPNQQDVLRYTLTANAPESKDNDFTWKDFQAKNNNELVAIFGNFINRVVVLTNKYYSGIVPTPNDFTEVDEDVLVAVKEFPNVIAKSIERYRFREASQELMNLARLGNKYLADEEPWKVIKVDEERVKTIMYVALQISAALAVVSEPFLPFTSDKLKSILNLSPRAQSRGLRWKDVSEKAVLIPADHQLNKAELLFSKIEDKTIEAQLAKLEATKLANEQENKVVEPQKETIEFDDFTKLDIRVGTILEATKVPKTKKLLQLKVDVGIDVRTIVSGIAESFSPEEIIGQQVTVLCNLAPRKLRGVESQGMILMTDTPDGKLAFVEPQQAIRNGEQIS; encoded by the coding sequence ATGAGTTCACCGAAAAGATATACAATTACAGCCGCATTACCTTATACAAATGGTCCAATTCATATTGGGCACTTAGCTGGAGTGTACGTTCCTGCAGATATTTATGCACGTTTTTTACGTTTAACAAGTAAAGATGTTGCCTACATCTGTGGTTCGGATGAACACGGTGTTGCCATACCAATGCGTGCTAAAAAAGAAGGTATTTCTCCACAAGATATTATTGATAAATACCATGGAATGATTAAAAAATCCTTTGCAGAATTTGGTATTTCTTTTGATAATTATTCACGTACATCTGCAGAAATTCATCATGAAACAGCATCAGAGTTTTTTACAAAAATGTACAATGATGGTGAGTTTGTAGAAGAAGTTACGGCTCAATTGTATGATGCTGAAGCAAATCAGTTTTTAGCAGATCGATTTGTAGTTGGAACTTGTCCTAAATGTAATTTTGAAGAAAGTTATGGAGATCAATGTGAAAATTGTGGAACTTCTCATAACGCTACCGATTTAATCAATCCAAAATCTGCTATTACTGGAAATGTTCCATCAATAAAAGAAACAAAACACTGGTTTTTACCCTTGGATAAACACGAAGATTTTTTACGTGAATGGATTTTAGAAGGGCATAAAAAAGATTGGAAACCGAATGTGTACGGACAAGTTAAAAGTTGGGTTGAAGACGGTTTAAGACCAAGAGCAGTAACTAGAGATTTAGATTGGGGAATTCCTGTTCCTGTTGAAGGAGCTGAAGGAAAAGTATTATATGTTTGGTTTGACGCGCCTATTGGATATATTTCATCAACTAAAGAATGGGCAGCAAGGGAAGGTAAAAACTGGGAAGATTATTGGAAAAAAGAGGATACAAAGTTGGTTCATTTTATAGGGAAAGACAATATTGTTTTTCACTGTATTATTTTTCCATCGATGTTAAAAGCGCATGGCGATTATATCTTACCAGAAAACGTTCCAGCAAACGAATTCTTAAATTTAGAAGGAAATAAATTATCAACATCTAAAAATTGGGCAGTTTGGTTGCATGAGTATTTGGAGGAATTTCCAAATCAGCAAGATGTATTACGTTATACCTTAACGGCAAATGCTCCTGAAAGCAAGGATAATGATTTTACTTGGAAAGATTTTCAAGCAAAAAACAACAATGAATTAGTTGCTATTTTTGGTAATTTTATCAATAGAGTAGTTGTATTAACAAATAAATATTATTCAGGAATTGTTCCAACTCCTAATGATTTTACTGAAGTTGATGAAGATGTTTTAGTGGCTGTAAAAGAGTTCCCAAATGTCATAGCTAAATCTATTGAACGTTACAGATTTAGAGAAGCAAGTCAAGAATTAATGAATCTTGCAAGACTTGGAAACAAATATTTAGCAGACGAAGAACCTTGGAAAGTAATTAAAGTTGATGAAGAACGAGTTAAAACAATTATGTATGTTGCTTTGCAAATTTCTGCTGCTTTAGCAGTAGTTTCTGAGCCTTTTTTACCCTTTACTTCAGATAAGTTAAAATCAATCCTTAACCTGTCACCTCGAGCGCAGTCGAGAGGTCTTAGGTGGAAAGACGTTTCTGAAAAAGCTGTTTTAATTCCAGCAGATCATCAATTAAACAAAGCAGAATTGTTGTTTTCTAAAATAGAAGACAAAACAATTGAAGCTCAATTAGCGAAATTAGAAGCAACAAAATTAGCCAACGAACAAGAAAATAAAGTTGTAGAACCGCAAAAAGAAACCATAGAGTTTGATGATTTTACAAAACTAGATATTAGAGTTGGTACTATTTTAGAAGCAACTAAAGTTCCGAAAACTAAAAAGTTATTGCAATTAAAAGTAGATGTTGGAATTGATGTTAGAACCATTGTTTCTGGAATTGCAGAAAGTTTTTCTCCTGAAGAAATTATCGGACAACAAGTAACAGTTTTATGTAATTTAGCTCCGAGAAAATTACGTGGTGTAGAAAGTCAAGGAATGATTTTAATGACCGATACTCCTGATGGAAAATTAGCTTTTGTTGAGCCTCAACAAGCTATTAGGAATGGAGAACAAATAAGTTAA
- a CDS encoding single-stranded DNA-binding protein produces MNTLRNKVQLIGNLGNNPEIITLESGKKLAKFSIATNESYKNAQGEKITDTQWHNVVAWNKTAEIIEKYLEKGNEVAIEGKLTSRSYETKEGEKRYVTEVVCNELLMLGNK; encoded by the coding sequence ATGAATACGTTAAGAAACAAAGTACAGTTAATTGGAAACTTAGGAAACAATCCAGAAATCATCACTTTAGAGAGTGGAAAAAAATTAGCAAAATTTTCTATTGCTACAAATGAAAGTTATAAAAATGCGCAAGGTGAAAAAATAACCGACACACAATGGCACAATGTAGTTGCCTGGAATAAAACAGCAGAAATCATAGAAAAATATCTAGAAAAAGGAAATGAAGTTGCTATTGAAGGAAAATTAACTTCTAGATCTTATGAAACTAAAGAAGGAGAAAAGAGATATGTTACTGAGGTAGTTTGTAATGAACTTTTGATGCTGGGTAATAAATAA
- a CDS encoding GNAT family N-acetyltransferase has protein sequence MKFYLETERLILREVLDTDIEGMFTLDSNVEVHKYLGKKPIKSLEQAKKNLNFIRQQYQELGIGRFACIEKSTGDFIGWSGLKLNVGEKEALNGFTDFVDIGYRFIPKYWGKGYGYESAKACLEYGFTTMKYNTIYGAADIENIGSNKILQKIGLQFVNEFEFKGVDVNWYELTKENYE, from the coding sequence ATGAAGTTTTATTTAGAAACAGAACGGTTAATTTTAAGAGAGGTCTTAGATACAGATATTGAAGGAATGTTTACCTTAGATTCTAATGTTGAAGTACATAAATATTTAGGGAAAAAGCCGATAAAAAGTTTAGAACAAGCAAAAAAGAATCTCAATTTTATAAGACAACAATATCAAGAATTAGGAATTGGGCGTTTTGCCTGTATAGAAAAATCGACTGGAGATTTTATAGGTTGGTCTGGTTTAAAACTGAATGTCGGAGAAAAAGAAGCACTAAACGGATTTACAGATTTTGTTGATATTGGTTATCGATTTATTCCTAAATATTGGGGAAAAGGATATGGATATGAATCTGCAAAAGCTTGTTTAGAATATGGTTTTACTACCATGAAATACAACACAATTTACGGAGCAGCAGATATAGAAAATATAGGTTCGAATAAAATTTTACAAAAAATAGGATTACAATTTGTCAACGAATTTGAATTTAAAGGGGTGGATGTGAATTGGTATGAACTTACTAAAGAAAACTATGAGTGA
- a CDS encoding CBS domain-containing protein, with the protein MGIINFQGKRDASQGKQSEPILVSDYMTKKLITFKAEDPIDHVISTLINNKISGGPVVNDKNELVGIISETDCIKHISDSKYYNMPMDSDNTVGKNMNTKVDTIDKNMNVFDAANKFINSRRRRFPVVENGKLIGQISQKDVLKAAMKLSGTTW; encoded by the coding sequence ATGGGGATAATTAACTTTCAAGGAAAAAGAGACGCATCGCAAGGGAAACAAAGTGAACCTATTTTAGTGTCTGATTATATGACAAAAAAACTGATTACTTTTAAAGCTGAAGACCCTATAGATCATGTAATTAGCACGCTTATTAATAACAAAATTTCTGGTGGACCTGTTGTAAACGATAAGAATGAATTAGTTGGAATAATTTCTGAAACCGATTGTATAAAGCACATTTCTGATAGCAAATACTACAATATGCCAATGGATAGTGACAATACGGTTGGTAAAAACATGAATACAAAAGTTGATACTATTGATAAAAACATGAATGTTTTTGATGCTGCAAATAAGTTTATCAATTCTAGAAGAAGACGTTTTCCAGTAGTAGAAAACGGTAAATTAATAGGTCAAATTAGTCAGAAAGATGTATTAAAAGCTGCCATGAAATTAAGCGGAACTACTTGGTAA
- a CDS encoding M28 family peptidase: MKFASKLISIFIIIATIYWGFSDMKPSLSSYNESTDKTTFSLNNALHHLKKITQKAHHVGSDEHTIVQKYLVNELEKLGLETQIQKQVASNEKWLAVTTTENIIARIKGSESGKALLLLTHYDSSQHSSLGASDAGSGVVTILEGIRAFLAKNQQPKNDIIILISDAEELGLLGAKAFVTKHDWAKDVGLVLNFEARGSGGASYMLMETNGKNSSLIQEFLEAKPNYPAANSLMYSVYKMLPNDTDLTVFREQGDINGFNFAFIGDHFDYHTAQDSYERLDRESLLHQADYLETTLNYFSNSDLSNLNSNEDYVYVNFPFKGLLTFPFSWINYLLIAAILLFFVLLFFGISLNKFSLSGIGKGFLAFLLSLILCVGISFGLWRLLLIIHPHYQDMLHGFTYNGYQYIIAFSFLNLWILFKIYNRFFKEQKTTDLLIAPITFWIIINALVLFYLPGAGFFIIPIFCALLILSILVFMSLKEKSKPILFAILSIPTIYIFAPMVKLFPVGLGLKNLFISAIFIVLIFGLIFPIFHQKKRKNRLQTIFGFLTIIFFGMATYNSGFSVDKKKPNSLVYIQNNDTNSASFGTYNKKIDAYTEQIFGENPSTEKKNNAETKSKYNTRFNYIKKTENRNIASALITTQIDTLIGEERVLDLIITPQRKVHKIELKTEGKVTFTSICANGIYLNDKKPLTKENKSFLIYHLGNSDKQIHLSLSFDKMVNPTILMNEISYDLLKNPAFNFRPRNEEMMPMPFVTNDAIICVQKLTF, from the coding sequence ATGAAATTCGCTTCAAAACTTATATCAATATTCATTATAATCGCAACAATCTATTGGGGTTTTTCTGACATGAAACCTTCGTTATCATCTTATAATGAATCTACAGATAAAACTACATTTTCTTTAAATAATGCATTACATCATCTAAAAAAAATTACTCAAAAAGCGCATCATGTTGGATCTGATGAACATACAATCGTTCAAAAATATTTAGTAAACGAATTAGAAAAATTAGGGTTAGAAACACAGATTCAAAAACAAGTTGCCTCAAACGAAAAGTGGTTAGCAGTAACGACAACCGAAAATATTATTGCCAGAATTAAAGGTTCTGAGAGCGGAAAAGCATTACTCCTTTTAACACATTACGATTCTAGTCAACATTCTTCTTTAGGAGCAAGTGATGCTGGTTCTGGGGTAGTGACAATATTAGAAGGAATTAGAGCTTTTTTAGCAAAGAATCAACAACCAAAAAATGATATAATCATTCTTATTTCTGATGCTGAAGAATTAGGCTTGTTAGGAGCAAAAGCATTTGTAACCAAACATGATTGGGCAAAAGATGTTGGTTTGGTATTAAATTTTGAAGCAAGAGGAAGCGGCGGTGCAAGTTATATGTTGATGGAAACTAATGGTAAAAACAGTTCACTTATTCAGGAGTTTTTAGAGGCAAAACCTAATTACCCTGCTGCAAATTCATTAATGTACAGTGTTTATAAAATGCTGCCCAATGATACAGATTTAACAGTTTTTAGAGAACAGGGGGATATTAACGGATTTAATTTTGCCTTTATTGGAGATCATTTTGATTATCATACAGCGCAAGATTCTTATGAAAGATTGGATAGAGAATCATTACTACATCAAGCAGATTATCTAGAAACTACTCTTAACTATTTTTCAAATTCCGACCTAAGCAATCTAAACAGTAATGAAGATTATGTGTATGTAAACTTTCCTTTTAAAGGGCTTTTAACCTTTCCTTTTTCTTGGATTAACTACTTATTAATTGCTGCAATACTATTGTTTTTTGTTTTATTATTTTTTGGAATCTCATTAAACAAATTTTCACTTTCTGGGATCGGAAAAGGATTTTTAGCATTTCTTTTATCATTAATACTATGTGTTGGAATTTCATTTGGTTTATGGAGATTGTTATTAATAATTCATCCGCATTATCAAGACATGCTACATGGGTTTACCTATAACGGATATCAATATATTATTGCCTTTAGCTTTTTAAACCTTTGGATACTATTTAAAATTTACAACCGATTTTTTAAAGAACAAAAAACAACTGATTTATTAATCGCTCCAATAACTTTTTGGATTATTATTAATGCCTTAGTATTATTTTATTTACCCGGTGCCGGATTTTTTATTATCCCTATTTTTTGTGCTTTATTGATTTTATCGATTCTTGTTTTTATGAGTCTTAAAGAAAAATCTAAACCTATTTTATTTGCTATTCTTTCTATTCCAACTATCTATATTTTTGCACCAATGGTAAAGTTATTTCCTGTTGGTTTAGGTTTAAAAAACTTATTTATTTCAGCCATTTTTATTGTGCTAATTTTTGGATTGATATTCCCAATTTTTCATCAGAAAAAAAGAAAAAACAGGTTACAAACTATATTCGGTTTCTTAACAATTATATTCTTCGGAATGGCAACGTATAACAGTGGTTTTTCAGTTGATAAAAAGAAACCTAATAGTTTGGTTTATATACAAAATAACGATACTAATTCTGCCTCTTTTGGCACATATAATAAAAAAATAGACGCATATACAGAACAAATTTTCGGAGAAAACCCATCAACTGAAAAAAAGAATAATGCGGAGACAAAAAGCAAGTATAACACTCGTTTTAATTATATCAAAAAAACTGAAAATAGAAATATTGCTAGCGCACTAATTACCACGCAAATTGATACACTAATTGGAGAAGAAAGAGTATTAGATTTGATAATCACACCCCAAAGAAAGGTTCATAAAATTGAATTAAAAACTGAAGGAAAAGTAACATTTACTTCTATTTGTGCAAACGGAATTTATTTAAACGATAAAAAACCGTTAACAAAAGAAAACAAGTCTTTTCTGATCTATCATTTAGGAAATTCTGATAAACAAATACATCTATCACTTTCATTTGACAAGATGGTTAATCCAACTATACTAATGAATGAGATATCTTATGATTTGTTAAAAAATCCTGCGTTTAATTTCCGTCCAAGAAATGAAGAAATGATGCCAATGCCTTTTGTAACAAATGATGCTATTATTTGCGTACAAAAACTAACCTTTTAA